In a single window of the Tellurirhabdus bombi genome:
- a CDS encoding dicarboxylate/amino acid:cation symporter encodes MKLNITTKIVIGFALGVILGQILHSTTDAANAAAIGDKFQLVSKVFLKLIKMIIGPLVFSTLVVGIAKLGDFGVVGRIGIKTLAYFYFATILSLIVGLVVVNVTRPGEIQSWPRPAAGTSIGIEGKKLNSIEDFVLHIFPDSAFRALAENEILQIVVFSLFFGVALGAIGDKGKPLLKALDALSELVFKMVGYVMQLAPYAVLGAMTAVVAAKGLGILVSYAYLLLCFYGGLLFFVFVILATICTVMRIPFLKLMAQMKDSLLLSFSTASSEASLPQQIKALESFGISPRIIGFVLPLGYSFNLDGSMMYMTFATGFLAQAYGVPLTLEQQILMLLTLMVTSKGIAGVPRASLVVIAGTMALFDLPVEGLALILGVDPFLDMGRSATSVAGNAVATCVISKWEGDLKPNQAIPVE; translated from the coding sequence ATGAAACTAAACATCACAACTAAAATCGTCATTGGCTTTGCGCTTGGTGTTATTTTAGGACAAATCCTGCACAGCACCACGGATGCTGCAAACGCCGCTGCTATTGGCGATAAATTTCAACTCGTTAGCAAAGTATTTTTGAAGCTGATCAAAATGATCATTGGCCCGCTGGTGTTTTCGACGCTGGTCGTTGGGATTGCCAAACTGGGTGATTTCGGCGTGGTGGGCCGCATCGGCATTAAAACACTGGCTTACTTTTACTTTGCTACAATTCTTTCCCTGATCGTTGGACTGGTGGTCGTTAATGTAACCCGCCCGGGTGAAATTCAAAGCTGGCCGCGCCCTGCCGCAGGCACCAGTATTGGTATTGAAGGTAAAAAACTAAACAGCATTGAAGACTTTGTGCTGCATATCTTTCCGGATAGCGCTTTCCGGGCTTTGGCCGAAAACGAAATCCTCCAGATTGTGGTCTTTTCCCTGTTTTTTGGGGTTGCGCTGGGAGCCATTGGAGACAAAGGCAAACCTTTACTGAAAGCCCTCGACGCTCTGAGTGAGCTTGTTTTCAAGATGGTGGGTTATGTTATGCAACTCGCTCCGTATGCGGTGCTAGGCGCAATGACCGCCGTTGTTGCCGCCAAAGGACTGGGCATTCTGGTTTCTTATGCTTATTTACTGCTGTGTTTCTACGGTGGTCTTTTGTTCTTTGTTTTCGTTATTCTGGCGACGATCTGTACGGTTATGCGGATTCCGTTCCTGAAGCTGATGGCCCAAATGAAAGACTCCCTGCTCTTATCGTTCAGTACGGCGAGTTCGGAGGCCTCGCTCCCGCAGCAGATCAAAGCCCTGGAAAGTTTTGGCATTTCGCCCCGCATCATTGGCTTTGTCTTGCCGCTGGGTTACTCGTTTAACCTGGATGGCTCCATGATGTACATGACCTTCGCCACGGGTTTTCTGGCCCAGGCTTACGGCGTTCCGCTGACGCTGGAGCAACAGATTCTGATGCTTTTAACCCTAATGGTTACGTCTAAAGGAATTGCTGGCGTACCACGTGCTTCACTGGTTGTTATCGCCGGAACCATGGCCTTGTTTGACCTTCCCGTAGAAGGACTGGCCCTAATTCTGGGCGTCGATCCCTTCCTGGATATGGGCCGGTCGGCGACTAGTGTGGCGGGAAATGCCGTTGCTACCTGCGTTATTTCAAAATGGGAAGGCGACCTGAAACCGAACCAGGCTATTCCAGTGGAATAA
- the queG gene encoding tRNA epoxyqueuosine(34) reductase QueG, with the protein MTPIQFHTQRIKTKASELGFDFCGVSKAEFLEDEAPRLESWLNRNMHGQMSYMANHFDKRLDPRLLVEGAKSVVTVLLNYYPEKTLPEGEGEYKLSKYAYGMDYHFVIKDKLKDLMAFIHEEIGEVNGRVFVDSAPVMDKAWAKRSGAGWVGKHTNVISREMGSFFFIGELILDLELEPDGPIKDYCGTCTRCLDACPTNAISEPYVVDGSKCISYFTIELKEAIPDEVKGQFQNWIFGCDICQDVCPWNRFSRPHRTPELNPHPSLTTFTKSDWEEISEEIFREVFRRSAVKRTKLEGLKRNILFIKE; encoded by the coding sequence TTGACTCCTATTCAATTCCATACGCAACGTATCAAAACGAAAGCCAGCGAACTAGGCTTTGATTTCTGTGGCGTGTCAAAAGCGGAGTTTCTGGAGGACGAAGCGCCGCGCCTGGAGTCCTGGCTCAACCGGAACATGCACGGTCAGATGAGTTACATGGCAAATCATTTCGACAAGCGTCTCGACCCGCGTCTGCTGGTGGAAGGGGCTAAATCGGTGGTGACCGTCCTGCTCAATTATTACCCGGAGAAGACGCTACCCGAAGGCGAAGGCGAGTACAAGCTGTCGAAATACGCTTATGGCATGGATTACCATTTTGTTATTAAGGATAAGCTTAAAGACCTGATGGCGTTTATTCACGAAGAGATCGGGGAAGTAAACGGACGGGTTTTTGTGGATTCGGCGCCCGTGATGGACAAAGCATGGGCTAAACGCAGCGGTGCTGGCTGGGTTGGTAAACACACCAACGTTATTTCGCGCGAGATGGGCAGCTTCTTTTTTATCGGTGAACTTATCCTCGATCTGGAACTCGAACCCGACGGCCCCATTAAAGATTATTGCGGCACCTGCACGCGCTGCCTGGACGCCTGCCCTACCAACGCCATTTCCGAACCGTACGTAGTTGATGGCAGCAAGTGCATTTCATATTTTACCATTGAGCTGAAAGAAGCCATTCCAGACGAGGTGAAAGGCCAGTTCCAAAATTGGATTTTTGGTTGTGATATTTGCCAGGACGTCTGTCCCTGGAACCGCTTTTCCCGCCCCCACCGCACGCCGGAACTGAACCCTCATCCCTCGTTGACCACGTTCACCAAGAGTGACTGGGAGGAGATTTCCGAAGAAATTTTCCGGGAAGTGTTTCGCCGCTCGGCCGTCAAGCGAACCAAGCTGGAGGGTTTAAAGAGAAATATCCTATTTATTAAGGAATAG
- a CDS encoding ABC transporter ATP-binding protein, giving the protein MNILETHGIVKQYAQHRALDDVSINIPRGCIFGLLGPNGAGKTSLIRIINQITAPDEGHVLFAGERLAPKHISCIGYLPEERGLYKKMKVGDQLLYLAQLKGLSEKQAMEKLKTWFVKFDIKTWWAKNVEDLSKGMQQKIQFVATVMHEPDLIILDEPFSGFDPINANLIKDEILELREKGSTIIFSTHRMESVEELCDNIALINRSHKILDGPKKAIKEQFKTNTYRVEYQGTLDDLNPAFVVLNKKKLEDNFVQADIRIPPDAAVNDLVRELINRVPVRSFGENIPSMNDIFIKAVGEVPTT; this is encoded by the coding sequence ATGAACATTCTGGAAACTCATGGCATTGTTAAGCAATATGCCCAACACCGGGCTCTTGACGATGTCAGTATTAACATTCCGCGTGGCTGTATTTTTGGGCTACTTGGCCCGAACGGTGCCGGGAAAACGTCCCTCATCCGCATTATCAACCAAATCACGGCACCCGATGAAGGACACGTGCTGTTTGCCGGCGAGCGCTTAGCCCCCAAACACATTAGCTGCATTGGTTATCTCCCCGAAGAGCGCGGTCTTTACAAAAAAATGAAAGTGGGCGATCAGCTTCTTTACCTGGCCCAACTCAAAGGCCTGAGCGAGAAGCAAGCCATGGAAAAGCTCAAAACCTGGTTTGTCAAATTTGATATTAAAACCTGGTGGGCTAAAAATGTGGAAGATCTCTCGAAAGGGATGCAGCAAAAGATTCAGTTTGTGGCGACCGTCATGCACGAACCCGATCTGATTATTCTGGATGAGCCATTCTCGGGCTTCGACCCCATCAACGCAAACCTGATTAAAGACGAAATTCTGGAGCTTCGCGAAAAGGGCAGCACCATCATTTTCTCGACCCACCGCATGGAATCCGTGGAGGAACTTTGCGACAACATCGCGCTGATCAACCGCTCCCATAAAATTCTGGACGGACCTAAGAAAGCCATCAAGGAACAGTTCAAGACGAACACGTACCGCGTTGAATACCAGGGCACACTTGATGATCTGAATCCTGCGTTTGTGGTTCTGAACAAGAAAAAGCTGGAAGATAACTTTGTACAGGCCGACATCCGAATCCCGCCCGATGCTGCCGTGAACGATCTTGTAAGGGAATTAATCAACCGGGTACCCGTGCGCTCATTCGGCGAGAATATTCCGTCCATGAACGATATTTTTATCAAAGCCGTCGGCGAAGTTCCAACGACCTAA
- a CDS encoding nucleotide exchange factor GrpE, producing MENKETVSNEEGQTTQQPDTEKEQPTATAENQTDNSAEEQTEESVEAELQEDQDTDKAYRELAELKDKYLRLYADFENFRRRTAKEKLDLISTANEGVLVSLLPVLDDFERAHKSMENATEVEALKEGVQLIFNKLFKTLEAKGLKPMTSKGEAFNADLHESVTQFPAPSEDLKGKVIDELEKGYYLNDKVIRFAKVVIGG from the coding sequence ATGGAAAATAAGGAAACTGTAAGTAACGAAGAAGGACAAACCACGCAACAACCTGACACTGAGAAAGAGCAGCCAACTGCCACGGCAGAAAACCAAACTGACAATTCGGCGGAGGAGCAGACGGAAGAGTCTGTAGAAGCTGAGTTGCAGGAAGATCAGGATACTGATAAAGCGTACCGGGAATTAGCTGAGTTAAAAGATAAGTACCTCCGTTTATACGCTGATTTCGAGAATTTCCGTCGCCGTACCGCCAAGGAAAAGCTGGATTTGATTTCTACCGCCAATGAGGGAGTACTCGTTTCGTTGCTGCCTGTGCTTGACGACTTTGAACGCGCCCATAAATCAATGGAAAATGCTACCGAAGTAGAAGCATTAAAAGAAGGCGTACAGCTGATTTTCAATAAGTTGTTTAAAACGCTGGAAGCAAAAGGCTTAAAACCCATGACATCGAAAGGGGAGGCGTTCAACGCGGACCTGCACGAATCGGTAACGCAATTTCCGGCACCCAGCGAAGACCTGAAAGGAAAAGTTATTGACGAATTAGAGAAAGGCTACTACCTGAACGATAAGGTGATCCGCTTCGCAAAAGTAGTGATCGGAGGCTAA
- the dnaJ gene encoding molecular chaperone DnaJ, translating into MATKRDYYEVLGIDRNAAADDIKKAYRKMAIKYHPDKNPDDPTAEEKFKEAAEAYDVLSDPQKKARYDQYGHAGMGGGGAGGQSMDDIFSQFGDIFGDESPFGSFFGRGGGGQQQRRVRRGSDLRIKLKLNLQEIANGVEKKIKVKRHVSCTTCGGNGSKNGTAVTNCSTCSGTGQVRKVVNTMLGQMVSTSTCPTCNGDGKIVTDRCDVCHGEGRVLHEDVIPIKIPAGVADGIQLSVGGRGNVPPRGGVPGDLLIVIEEEEDENLKRDGNNVIFDLHVTFSDAALGTSVEVPTIDGRAKITLEPGTQGGKILRLKGKGIKELNGYGRGDQLIHVNIWTPKSLTSEERITLERLRNSPNFQPKPGKNDKGFFERMKDFFHG; encoded by the coding sequence ATGGCGACAAAAAGAGATTACTACGAGGTATTGGGCATTGATCGGAATGCAGCTGCGGATGACATCAAAAAAGCATACCGGAAGATGGCCATCAAGTACCATCCCGATAAAAACCCTGACGATCCGACGGCGGAAGAGAAATTCAAGGAAGCTGCCGAAGCCTATGATGTGCTGAGCGATCCGCAGAAGAAAGCCCGTTACGACCAGTATGGGCATGCCGGAATGGGCGGCGGCGGTGCCGGTGGCCAGTCGATGGATGATATTTTCTCGCAATTTGGGGACATTTTCGGTGATGAAAGTCCATTTGGCTCTTTCTTTGGCCGGGGCGGTGGTGGTCAGCAGCAGCGGCGCGTTCGCCGGGGTTCTGATTTACGCATCAAGCTAAAGCTGAATTTACAGGAAATTGCCAATGGCGTTGAGAAAAAAATAAAAGTAAAGCGCCACGTTTCCTGCACCACTTGCGGTGGTAACGGTTCGAAAAATGGCACTGCCGTAACCAACTGCTCGACTTGTAGCGGTACGGGTCAAGTTCGGAAAGTTGTTAATACCATGCTGGGTCAGATGGTATCAACAAGTACCTGTCCGACTTGTAATGGTGACGGTAAAATTGTTACGGATCGTTGTGATGTCTGTCACGGAGAGGGTCGCGTCTTGCACGAAGATGTGATTCCAATCAAGATTCCGGCAGGTGTGGCCGATGGCATTCAACTGTCGGTTGGTGGCCGTGGAAACGTTCCACCACGGGGCGGCGTTCCGGGCGATTTGCTCATCGTGATTGAAGAAGAAGAAGACGAAAACCTCAAACGTGACGGAAATAACGTTATTTTCGATTTACACGTTACCTTCTCCGACGCGGCTTTGGGAACCTCTGTTGAAGTACCAACCATTGATGGGCGGGCCAAAATTACGCTGGAACCCGGCACGCAGGGAGGAAAAATACTGCGCCTCAAAGGCAAAGGAATTAAAGAATTGAACGGCTATGGCCGGGGTGACCAGCTCATCCACGTAAATATCTGGACGCCGAAAAGTCTGACATCCGAAGAACGGATAACGCTGGAGCGGCTCCGCAACTCGCCGAACTTCCAGCCGAAGCCAGGCAAAAATGACAAAGGCTTTTTCGAACGCATGAAAGACTTCTTTCACGGATGA
- a CDS encoding glycosyltransferase family 117 protein, with translation MNNLTGWLLFAVALITYTATVERTASFWDCGEFIACSYKLQVPHPPGAPFFLLIGRLFSLLALGDVTQVAYWVNMVSVLASAFTILFLFWTITMLGRKILDKKDSELTSAERWQLMAAGAVGALAYTFSDSFWFSAVEAEVYGMSSFFTAIVVWAAYKWEQIEDEGAANRWLLFIAYLTGLSIGVHLLNLVTLPALALIYYFQKKKKATFRGGLVAFGIGFVILGIINAGIIPGLPSIAFAVERLFVNVFGLPFASGTIFFTVVFIGALVYGIIWSAQKNKVTLNVSLLSLAFVLIGYASYIQVLVRSEYNPPINENNPSDVLNFVSYLKREQYGSRSLLFGPTFTSRPVDQKKGDPIYRKQGDKYVVHDHKPVYVYEPGQEMLFPRVYSSQGNHPQLYQQMLNIPQGQKPTMGNNLQFFFSHQLGHMYWRYLMWNFAGRQSDQEGSGYLLPWSSDEGLPDTIKNNKAHDNFYMLPFVLGLFGLLFHYFRRPKDFLVTALLFVFTGIALVVFLNSPPQEPRERDYIYVGSFYFFAIWIGLGVMAFVDGFQTYLKSEKLRVALFGGLFLLIPLMMGMKSWDNHDRSHRYHSVDFARNLLNSCAPNAILFVGGDNDTFPLWYAQEVEGFRTDVRVCNLSLLGTDWYIQQMKRKTYQSEALPVSLDFDQFIMGKNDIIPFYEIPAVKNGINLKEYISLVKQNNPAIQVPLTTGENTNILPSSTFFLSVNKAEVEKQNFVAPALQPLVRDTISWKIGTSDLYKPDLIMLDIIANNDWKRPIYFSSTLAQSNYLSLKDHMQLEGYAYRLMPVQVPGASDGFVNSGVMYQNMMTKMAWRDLDNPDSYYDDTYKGSPVISARIAFLRLADQLIREGKNAEARQVLNRSLTVIPDKSIPYDQISTSYIRLLIEVGDKKKAQEMADVIVNRADQVLTYLKRTGGGGTEANIELYNLQTIVNAFRETKQEAQANKYDAIFQKHLNALG, from the coding sequence ATGAATAACCTGACGGGCTGGCTGCTCTTTGCAGTAGCACTCATAACTTACACGGCAACCGTCGAACGCACGGCCAGTTTCTGGGACTGCGGTGAGTTTATTGCCTGTTCCTATAAACTTCAAGTACCCCACCCTCCTGGAGCGCCCTTCTTTCTCTTGATAGGCAGGCTTTTTTCGCTCCTCGCACTGGGTGACGTAACGCAGGTAGCGTACTGGGTCAATATGGTATCGGTGCTGGCGAGTGCCTTCACGATCCTGTTTTTGTTCTGGACCATTACGATGCTGGGTCGTAAAATTCTTGATAAAAAAGATTCAGAGCTGACTTCTGCCGAGAGATGGCAGTTAATGGCAGCTGGTGCCGTAGGTGCGCTGGCTTATACATTCTCCGATTCATTCTGGTTTTCGGCAGTGGAAGCTGAGGTATACGGTATGTCGTCGTTCTTCACGGCCATTGTTGTTTGGGCGGCCTACAAATGGGAGCAAATTGAAGATGAAGGCGCGGCGAATCGCTGGCTACTTTTCATTGCGTACCTGACAGGCCTTTCCATCGGCGTTCACTTACTGAACCTGGTAACTCTGCCCGCCCTGGCGCTAATTTATTACTTCCAGAAGAAGAAAAAAGCAACGTTCCGGGGTGGCCTCGTTGCCTTTGGAATTGGTTTTGTTATTCTGGGAATCATCAATGCCGGAATCATTCCGGGTCTGCCAAGCATCGCCTTTGCCGTAGAACGCCTGTTTGTTAATGTCTTTGGCTTACCGTTCGCTTCGGGTACCATCTTCTTTACCGTCGTCTTCATTGGCGCTCTGGTTTATGGGATTATCTGGTCGGCGCAGAAAAATAAGGTTACGCTGAATGTCAGTTTGTTGTCCTTGGCGTTTGTTTTAATTGGCTATGCTTCTTACATCCAGGTTCTGGTTCGGTCGGAATACAACCCCCCGATTAACGAAAACAATCCGAGTGATGTGCTGAACTTTGTGTCGTATCTGAAACGGGAACAATATGGTAGCCGCTCGCTTTTGTTCGGACCTACCTTTACGTCCCGTCCGGTCGATCAGAAGAAAGGCGATCCCATCTACCGGAAGCAGGGCGACAAATACGTTGTCCATGACCATAAGCCGGTTTATGTTTACGAACCAGGGCAGGAAATGCTCTTCCCCCGTGTTTACAGTTCTCAGGGCAATCACCCGCAGTTATACCAGCAAATGCTGAACATTCCGCAGGGTCAGAAGCCTACGATGGGTAATAACCTACAGTTTTTCTTCAGTCACCAGCTCGGTCATATGTACTGGCGCTACCTGATGTGGAACTTCGCGGGCCGTCAAAGCGATCAGGAAGGTTCAGGCTATCTCCTGCCGTGGTCTAGTGATGAGGGTTTACCTGATACCATTAAGAACAACAAAGCGCACGACAATTTCTACATGCTGCCGTTTGTGCTGGGCTTATTCGGTTTGTTGTTTCACTACTTCCGCCGACCAAAAGACTTCCTGGTGACAGCCCTGCTTTTTGTCTTTACGGGTATTGCGCTGGTAGTCTTTTTGAACTCACCGCCGCAGGAGCCACGGGAACGGGATTACATTTATGTGGGATCGTTTTATTTCTTTGCCATCTGGATTGGACTGGGGGTTATGGCCTTCGTGGATGGTTTCCAAACGTATCTCAAAAGCGAAAAACTGCGCGTTGCCTTGTTCGGCGGTCTTTTCCTGCTTATTCCGCTGATGATGGGCATGAAAAGCTGGGACAACCACGACCGCTCACACCGTTACCATTCGGTTGACTTTGCCCGTAACCTGCTAAACTCCTGCGCTCCCAATGCCATTCTGTTTGTGGGTGGCGATAACGATACATTCCCGCTCTGGTACGCGCAAGAAGTTGAAGGTTTCCGGACGGATGTGCGCGTTTGTAACCTGAGCCTATTGGGTACAGACTGGTACATTCAGCAAATGAAACGCAAAACGTACCAATCGGAAGCGCTGCCTGTTTCGCTGGATTTCGACCAGTTTATCATGGGTAAAAATGACATTATTCCGTTCTATGAAATTCCGGCGGTAAAAAATGGCATCAACCTGAAAGAGTACATCAGCCTGGTTAAACAAAACAATCCGGCGATTCAGGTGCCTCTGACGACGGGTGAAAATACCAATATCCTGCCTTCGTCTACTTTCTTCCTGTCGGTGAATAAGGCAGAAGTAGAGAAACAGAATTTTGTTGCTCCGGCTCTGCAACCGTTGGTGAGAGACACCATTAGCTGGAAAATCGGTACGAGCGATCTTTACAAGCCCGACCTGATCATGCTCGACATCATTGCCAACAATGACTGGAAGCGGCCCATTTATTTCTCGAGCACCCTGGCGCAATCCAACTACCTGAGCCTGAAAGACCACATGCAGTTGGAAGGCTACGCGTACCGGTTGATGCCTGTTCAGGTTCCGGGCGCATCCGATGGTTTCGTGAACAGTGGTGTCATGTACCAGAACATGATGACGAAAATGGCTTGGCGTGATCTGGACAACCCGGACTCGTACTATGATGATACGTATAAAGGTTCGCCGGTTATTTCGGCCCGTATTGCCTTCCTGCGTTTGGCTGATCAATTGATCCGGGAAGGTAAGAATGCGGAAGCCCGCCAGGTTTTGAATCGTTCACTAACCGTTATTCCTGACAAGAGCATCCCGTACGACCAGATTTCGACCAGCTATATCCGTTTGCTCATCGAAGTAGGTGACAAGAAAAAGGCGCAGGAAATGGCCGACGTGATTGTGAATCGGGCCGACCAGGTATTAACTTACCTCAAACGGACCGGCGGTGGCGGCACTGAAGCCAATATTGAACTGTATAACCTGCAAACCATTGTCAACGCTTTCCGCGAAACCAAACAGGAAGCGCAGGCCAATAAGTACGATGCCATTTTCCAGAAGCATTTAAATGCCTTAGGTTGA
- a CDS encoding ABC transporter permease — MNTILLIIKREYLVRVKKKSFIIMTLIGPMLIFGFYALVGYLAVSSIEQKKVEVIDESGLFKNKLKDSESLKYSYPAASFAEAKKNMIKSDYDVLAYIPADIMENPKTLQLLGEKGVSFELKSKIEGAIEREIESIKLTKAGITREVLEDAKVNVDSETISLSAEGEKQSSAGAAAVIGGICAFLIYISVMIYGTQVMRGILEEKTNRIVEVIISSVKPFQLMLGKIIGVALVGLTQFMLWIVLTVGLTSAGTAFIGNKLSAKNSETAQVQTNGALSTDQQALQAEMSKAENPVLGVIKSLQTLNIPLILGCFLFYFLGGYLLYSALFGAIGAAVDSETDTQQFMMPIMLPIIFSFVIAQFVLRDPNGALAFWTSIIPFTSPIIMMVRIPMGVPAWELILSMVLLIMGFVGTTWLASRIYRVGILMYGKKVTYKELSKWIFYKA, encoded by the coding sequence ATGAACACAATTTTACTGATTATTAAACGCGAGTACTTAGTACGGGTCAAAAAGAAGTCATTTATCATCATGACGCTGATCGGCCCAATGCTGATTTTTGGGTTCTATGCCTTGGTTGGCTACTTAGCGGTAAGCTCCATTGAGCAGAAAAAAGTAGAAGTCATCGACGAAAGTGGTCTCTTTAAAAACAAGTTAAAAGACAGCGAATCTCTGAAATACAGCTACCCAGCTGCGTCCTTTGCGGAGGCAAAGAAAAACATGATCAAGAGCGATTACGACGTACTAGCGTATATTCCGGCGGACATCATGGAGAACCCGAAAACCCTGCAACTATTGGGCGAAAAGGGCGTTAGCTTCGAGTTGAAAAGTAAAATCGAAGGGGCCATCGAGCGCGAAATTGAAAGCATCAAGCTAACAAAAGCCGGTATTACGCGGGAAGTTCTGGAAGACGCCAAGGTAAACGTCGATTCTGAAACCATCAGCTTGAGTGCGGAAGGCGAAAAACAAAGCAGCGCCGGGGCCGCAGCCGTCATTGGCGGCATTTGCGCCTTTCTAATTTACATCTCGGTTATGATTTACGGGACGCAGGTTATGCGCGGTATTTTGGAAGAAAAAACCAATCGGATTGTGGAAGTGATTATCTCTTCTGTGAAGCCGTTTCAGTTGATGCTGGGCAAGATCATTGGTGTTGCCTTGGTTGGTTTAACCCAATTTATGCTTTGGATTGTTCTTACCGTTGGCTTAACCTCTGCTGGTACGGCTTTTATTGGCAACAAACTATCGGCAAAAAACTCAGAAACGGCTCAAGTCCAGACCAATGGGGCCTTATCGACTGATCAGCAAGCCCTTCAGGCGGAGATGAGCAAGGCAGAAAACCCGGTTCTAGGCGTCATTAAATCGTTGCAGACACTGAATATTCCGCTTATTCTGGGTTGCTTTTTGTTTTATTTTCTGGGTGGTTACTTACTCTACAGTGCCTTGTTTGGCGCTATTGGAGCGGCCGTGGACAGCGAAACGGATACGCAGCAGTTTATGATGCCGATTATGCTTCCGATCATTTTCTCCTTTGTCATTGCCCAGTTTGTCCTCCGCGATCCCAATGGAGCGTTGGCCTTCTGGACCTCGATCATTCCGTTTACCTCCCCGATTATTATGATGGTGCGTATTCCAATGGGCGTTCCGGCCTGGGAGCTGATTCTGTCGATGGTGTTGCTCATTATGGGCTTTGTTGGAACCACCTGGCTGGCATCCCGCATCTACCGCGTGGGCATTCTGATGTATGGTAAAAAGGTGACGTACAAAGAATTATCCAAGTGGATCTTTTATAAAGCGTAA